In Scyliorhinus torazame isolate Kashiwa2021f unplaced genomic scaffold, sScyTor2.1 scaffold_431, whole genome shotgun sequence, the DNA window ACAACTTTACTCGCACCATCGACACAGCAGCCTTGGGGAGCGACTCGATAGATCCACCTCACGATCCAATTGGAAGTTCGGTCAAGGTGACAAGAGTCCCGTTCTGGAGAGATCTCGGACTAGGACAACCAGTCCTCGCTGAGATGATCGACTTCCCGGGGCTTCGCGGTAAGTCGGCTTCCCGGCCCGTACGGAGGGTAATCATTCAGTCCCGTCTCACACCACCCCTCCCTCGCTCCGCTCCTCCCCAAACTTTAGCTGAAGAGAGGGTTCTGTCCTTGGAAAAAAGCCACGAGGTTGCTGTCGGGCGCTGGGTCCATGATGATCTTCTGCACCTATacggggaggcagagagggagttcAGTGCCCGATGTCCCACACCCAGATCGCGAGCAGACTTGGTTCATCTACCTCCAACcttacagcgctccctcggtactggcaTGGcctgagtgtggtctaaccgagggatacggagaccggggctgtgcacggtgctccgagtgtgggtctgaccgagggatagggagaccggggctgtgcacggtgatccgagtgtgggtctgacccagggatacggagaccgggactgtgcacggtgttccgagtgtgggtctgaccgagggatagggagaccggggctgtgcacggtgttccgagtgtgggtctgaccgagggatagggagaccggggctgtgcacggtgttccgagtgtgggtctgaccgagggatacggagaccgggaccgtgcacgctgctccgagtgtgggtctgacccagggatacggagaccggggctgtgcacggtgctccgagtgtgggtctgaccgagggatagggagaccggggctgtgcacggtgttccgagtgtgggtctgaccgagggatacggagaccgggactgtgcacggtgctccgagtgtgggcctgacccagggatagggagaccgggactgtgcacggtgctcccagtgtgggtctaaccgagggatacggagaccgggactgtgcacggtgctcccagtgtgggtctaaccgagggatacggagaccgggactgtgcacggtgatccgagtgtgggtctgaccgagggatacggagaccgggactgtgcacggtgctccgagtgtgggtctgacccagggatacggagaccgggactgtgcacggtgctccgagtgtgggtctgacccagggatacggagaccgggactgagcacggtgctccgagtgtgggtctaacggagggatacggagaccgggactgtgcactgtgctccgagtatgggtctaaccgagggatacggagaccgggactgtgcacggtgctccgagtgtgggtctaaccgagagacacggagaccgggactgtgcacggtgctccgagtgtgggtctgacccagggatacggagaccgggactgagcacggtgctctgagtgtgggtctgaccgagggatacggaaaccGGGGCTgagcacggtgctcagagtgtgggtctaaccgagggatagggagaccgggactgtgcacggtgctccgagtgtgggtctgaccgagggatacggagaccgggactgtgcacggtgctccgagtgtgggtctaaccgagggatacggagaccgggactgtgcacggtgctccgtgtgtgggtctaaccgagggataatgagaccggaactgtgcacggtgctcagagtgtgggtctaacggagggatacggagaccgggactgtgcactgtgctccgagtatgggtctaaccgagggatacggagaccgggactgtgcacggtgctccgagtgtgggtctgaccgagggatacggagaccgggactgcgcacggtgctccgagtgtgggtctgaccgagggatacggagaccgggactgcgcacggtgctccgaatgtgggtctaaccgagggatacggagcaggcactgtgcacggtgctccgagtgtgggtctaaccgaggggtagggataccgggactgtgctccgagtgtgggtctaaccagggatatggagaccagaattgtgcacggtgctcagagtgtgggtctaaccgagggatacagagaccgggactgtgcacggtgctccgagtgtgggtctaaccgagggataatgagaccggaactgtgcacggtgctcagagtgtgggtctaacggagggatacggagaccgggactgtgcactgtgctccgagtatgggtctaaccgagggatacggagacagggactgtgcacggtgctccgtgtgtgggtctaaccgagggatacggagaccggggctgtgcacggtgctccgagtgtgggtctgaccgagggatacaaagaccgggactgtgcacggtgctccgagtgtgggtctaaccgagggagacggagaccgggactgtgcacggtgctccgagtgtgggtctaaccgagggatacggagaccgggactgtgcacggtgctccgagtgtgggtctaaccgagggagacggagaccgggactgtgcacggtgctccgagtgtgggtctaaccgagggatacggagaccgggactgtgcacggtgctccgtgtgtgggtctaaccgagggataatgagaccggaactgtgcacggtgctcagagtgtgggtctaacggagggatacggagaccgggactgtgcactgtgctccgagtgtgggtctaaccgagggatacggagacagggactgtgcacggtgctccgtgtgtgggtctaaccgagggatacggagaccggggctgtgcacggtgctccgagtgtgggtctgaccgagggatacaaagaccgggactgtgcacggtgctccgagtgtgggtctaaccgagggagacggagaccgggactgtgcacggtgctccgagtgtgggtctaaccgagggatacggagaccgggactgtgcacggtgctccgagtgtgggtctgaccgagggatacggagaccgggactgtgcacggtgctccgagtgtgggtctggccgagggatacggagaccgggactgtgcacggtgctctgtgtgtgggtctaaccgagggatacggagaccgggactgtgcacggtgctccgagtgtggatctgaccgagggatacggagaccgggactgtgcacggtgttccaagtgtgggtctgaccgagggatacggagaccgggactgtgcatggtgctctgtgtgtgggtctaaccgagggatacggagaccgggactgtgcacggtgctccgagtgtgggtctgaccgagggatacggagaccgggactgtgcacagtgctccgagtgtgggtccaaccgagggatacggagaccgggactgtgcacggtgctccgagtgtgggtctgaccgagggatacggaggccgtgactgtgcacggtgcaccgagtgtgggtctaaccgaaggatacggagaccgggactgtgcacggtgctccgagtgtgggtcagagcgagggatacggagaccgggactgtgcacggtgctccgagtgtgggtcagagcgagggatacggagaccaggactgtgcacggtgctccgagtgtgggtctgaccgagggatatggagaccgggactgtgcatggtgctccgagtgtgggtctgaccgaggtatagggagaccgggactgtgcacggtgctccaggtgtgggtctaactgagggatacggagaacgggactgtgcacggtgctccgagtgtgggtctaaccgagggatacggagaccgggactgtgcacggtgctccgagtgtgggtctgaccgagggatatggagaccgggactgtgcatggtgctccgagtgtgggtcagaGCGAGGGATAGGGAGACGGGAACTGCGCACACTCACCTCTCGGAATTTCGGATGCTTGGCGTCCCGGACGAGCTGTAGCAGGGTCCCTTCGCTGGTGGTCAAGAAGGCCCCGCTCTGTTTCATGCGGGAGAGGGCCATCAACCGATCGACCTGGCTGCGGGGAGACCACAGGAGAGGGTTTCAATTCTctgtcaccacccccaccccccccctcccccccccccccctccccgccccccccctcaggacACCCCAAAGTGCCTCAGACCCAACCAAGGGCcgacaaatcctagagtatagacatcaccctccgacagtgcggcgctccctcagtactggcaccgggggtgtgtcggcctggattatggagctcaaatcctagagtatagacatctccctccgacagggcagcactccctcagtactggcaccggggggagtgtgggcctggattatggagctcaaatcctagagtatagacatctccctccgacagtgcagcgctccctcagtactggcaccggggggagtgtcggcctggattacagcgctcaaatcctagagtatagacatctacctccgacagtgcagcgctccctcagtactggcaccggggggactgtgggcctggattatggagctcaaatcctagagtacagacatctcccaacagtgcagcgctccctcagtactggcaccggggggagtgtgggcctggattatggagctcaaatcctagagtatagacatctccctccgacagtgcagcactccctcagtactggcaccggggggagtgtgggcctggattacggagctcaaatcctagagtacagacatctacccccgacagtgcagcgctccctcagtactggcaccgggggtagtgtgggcctggattagggagctcaaatcctagagtatagacatctccctccgacagtgcagcgctccctcagtactggcaccggggggagtgtgggcctggattatagcgctcaaatcctagagtatagacatctccctccgacagtgcagcgctccctcagtactggcaccgggggtagtgtgggcctggattatggagctcaaatccttgagtatagacatctccctccgacagtgcggcgctccctcagtactggcaccggggggagtgtgggcctggattatagcgctcaaatcctagagtatagacatctccctccgacagtgcagcgctccctcagtactggcaccagggggagtgtcggcctggattatagcgctcaaatcctagagtatatacatctccctccgacagtgcggcgctccctcagtactggcaccggggagagggtgggcctggattatggagctcaaatcctagagtatagacatctccctccgacagtgcagcgctccctcagtactggcaccggggagagtgtcggcctgggttatggagctcaaatcctagagtatagacatctacccccgacagtgcggcgctccctcagtactggcaccggggggagtgtgggcctggattatggagctcaaatcctagagtatagacatctccctccgacagtgcagcgctccctcagtactggcaccggggggagtgtgggcctggattatggagctcaaatcctagagtatagacatctccctccgacagtgcggcgctccctcagtactggcaccgggggaagtgtgggcctggattatggagctcaaatcctagagtatagacatctccctccgacagtgcagcgctccctcagtactggcaccggggggagtgtgggcctggattatggagctgttagggagggcgttccaggttTCTGACCCCAGCGACAGGTTCGAATGGCCCCCCTCTGCTTCTCGTATTGCGAGCTCGAACACTCCGGGCGTACCTCCGCGATGAACAGGCGTCTGCCACCACATGCACGTCCAGGCCTTTGTCCAACAGGTCCAGCGCAGTGCTCTGTAAAAGACAGCGGAGGATTTACTGGCATGTCCCGGAGATCACAATCCACTATccaagcgcgagagagagagacagagagagagagagagagagagaaagacagagagagacagggagagagagagagagacagagagagagagacagagagagacagagagagacagagagagagacagagagagagagagacagagagagagagacagagagagacagagagagagagagaaagagagagacagagagacagacagagagagagacagacagagatagagagacagagagagagagagagtgacagagagagagagagtgacagagagagagagagacagagagagagactgagagagagagagacagagacagagagagagacagagagagagagacagagagagagagacagacagagagagagacagagagagagacagagagagagacagagagagacagagagagagagacagaaagagagagacagaaagagagagacagagagagagagacagagagagagagacagagagagagagacagagagagacagagagagagagacagagatagagagacagagatagagagacagagacagagagagagagagacagagacagagagagagacagaaagagagacagaaagagagacagagagagagagagacagagagagagagacagagagagagacagaaagagagagacagaaagagagagacagaaagagagagacagagagagagagacagagagagagacagagagagagacagagagagagacagagagagagagagagacagagagagagacaaagagagagacagaaagagagacagaaagacagagagagaaagacagagagagaaagacagagagagagagagacagagagagacagaaagagaaagagagacagagaaagagggagagagagagacagagagagagacagacagagagagagacagacagaaagagagagacagagagagagagacagagagagagagagacagagagagagagagacagagagagagacagagagagagagacagggagagagagacagggagagagagagacagagagagagacagagaaagagagagagacagagagagagagagacagagagcgagagagagagacagagagagagagacacagagagagagagagagagagagacagaaagagagagagacagagagagagacagaaagagagacagagagaggcagagagaggcagagagaggcagagagagagagagacagagagacagagagagagagagagacagaaagagagagacagagagagagacagagagagagacagaaagagagagacagagagagagacacagagagagagacagagagagagagagacagagagagagtcagaaagagacagagagagagacagagagagagagacagacagagagcgcgagacagagagagagagacagagagagacacagagagagacagagagagagagacagagagagagagacagagagagacagacagagagagacagagagagagacagaaagagagacagaaagagagagacagatagagagagacagagagagagacagaaagagagacagaaagagagagacagcgagagagagacagagagagacagagagagagacagagacagagagagagagagagacagagacagagagagagagacagagagagagagagagagagacagagagggagagagagattcagagagagagagagagacagagagagagagacagaaagagagagacagaaagagagagacagagagagagacagagagagagacagaaagagagacagagacagaaagagagagagacagagagagagacagagagagggacagagagagggacagagagagagacagaaagtgagagacagagagagagatacagagagagagagagacagagagagagacagagagagagagacagaaagagagagagagagaaagagagagagagaaagagagagagagagacagagagagagagacagagagagagagacagagagagagagacagagcgagagagagacagagagagagacagaaagagagagacagaaagagagagacagaaagagagagacagaaagagagagagacagagagagagagagacagagagagagagacacagagagagagagagacagagagagagagagagagacacagagagagagagagagacacacagagagagagacagagagagacagagagagagacagagagagagacagagagagggacagaaagagagacagagagagacagaaagagagagacagagagagacagaaagagagagagacacaaagagagacagagagagagacagaaagagagagagagagacagagagagagagagagacagagacagagagggagaaagagagatagacagagacagagagagagacagacagagagatagacagagagacagagatagagagaaagacagagagagagagagagacagggagagagacagagggagagacagacagagagatagacagagagacagagatagagagaaagacagagagagagagagacagaaagagagacagagagagagacagagagagagacagaaagagagagagagagagatacagagagacagagagagacagagagagagagagagatacagagagacagagagagagacagagagagagacagaaagagagagagagacacagagagagagacagagagagagagacagagagagagagacagagagagagacagagagagagacacacagagagacagagagagagacagaaagagagagagagacagagagagagagagacagagagagagacagagagagagacagagagagagagaaagagagagagagacagagagagagacagagagagacagaaagagag includes these proteins:
- the LOC140406287 gene encoding isochorismatase domain-containing protein 2-like yields the protein LQSTALDLLDKGLDVHVVADACSSRSQVDRLMALSRMKQSGAFLTTSEGTLLQLVRDAKHPKFREVQKIIMDPAPDSNLVAFFQGQNPLFS